The proteins below are encoded in one region of Parambassis ranga unplaced genomic scaffold, fParRan2.1 scaffold_21_arrow_ctg1, whole genome shotgun sequence:
- the LOC114429776 gene encoding exocyst complex component 8-like, translated as MSETGNRLRKLLESPNFDPQNYVKQLSQQSDGDRDLQEHRQKIQNLADETAQNLKKNVYKNYRQFIETAKEISYLESEMYQLSHILTEQKSIMESITQALLSTDKDETSKEMQAAFPKETEEVKQRTLTSLLEKVEGGKSIMDTPGRHLVYNGDLVEFDVDNMSPIQKVHAFLMNDCLLIATWLPNRRGTVKYKYNALYDLESFAVVNVKDNPPMKDMFKILMFPDSRIFQAENSKIKKEWLEILDETKKNKVSKDRHKKEEEPPTSPVRVEVSTNPFDVDDDEPADAEESVDLSLEWIQELPEDLDVCIAQRDFEGAVDLLDKLNKYLKDQPVTPRVKELRSKVDERVRQLTEVLVFELSPDRSLRGGPKATRRAVSQLIRLGQSTKACELFLKNRAAAVQTAIRQLRIEGATLLYIHKLCNIFFTSLLETAKEFEMDFAGNTGCYSAFVVWSRSAMRMFVDAFSKQVFDSKESLSTAAECVKVAKEHCQHLTEIGLDLTFTLQSLLVKDIKAALQSYKDIIIEATKHRNSEEMWRRMNLMTPEALTKLKDEMRGCGISFEQYTGDDCWVNLSYTIVAFTKQMMSFLEESLKLYFPELHMVLLESLREIILVAVQHVDYSLRCEQDPEKKSFIVLNATFLHDTVLPVVERRFEEGVGKPAKQLQDLRKSTRPVRINPESTTSLV; from the exons ATGTCGGAAACGGGAAACAGACTACGTAAACTGCTCGAATCGCCAAATTTCGACCCGCAAAATTACGTCAAGCAGTTGTCACAGCAGTCCGATGGCGACAGAGATCTGCAGGAGCATCGTCAAAAAATCCAAAACCTGGCCGACGAAACGGCTCAAAACCTAAAGAAAAATGTGTACAAGAACTACAGACAGTTTATCGAAACGGCCAAAGAGATTTCCTACCTGGAGAGTGAAATGTACCAGCTGAGCCACATCCTGACGGAGCAGAAGAGCATCATGGAGAGCATCACTCAGGCCTTGCTGTCCACAGACAAGGACGAGACCTCCAAAGAGATGCAGGCGGCTTTCCCCAAAGAGACggaggaggtgaagcagaggaCGCTCACCTCACTGCTGGAAAAAGTGGAGGGAGGTAAAAGCATCATGGACACTCCAGGCAGGCACCTTGTCTACAATGGAGACCTGGTGGAGTTCGATGTAGACAACATGTCCCCCATCCAGAAGGTGCACGCTTTCCTGATGAACGACTGTCTGTTAATCGCTACCTGGTTACCCAACCGCCGTGGCACGGTGAAGTATAAATACAACGCCCTGTACGACCTGGAGAGCTTCGCCGTGGTCAACGTGAAGGACAACCCTCCGATGAAGGACATGTTCAAGATCCTCATGTTCCCAGATAGTCGCATCTTCCAAGCGGAGAACAGCAAGATCAAGAAGGAGTGGCTGGAGATCCTGGACGAaaccaagaaaaacaaagtgtCCAAGGACAGGcacaaaaaagaggaggagccCCCTACTTCTCCTGTGAGGGTCGAGGTGTCCACCAATCCTTTCGACGTGGACGACGACGAGCCGGCCGATGCTGAAGAGAGCGTGGACCTCAGCCTCGAGTGGATCCAGGAGCTGCCGGAGGATCTGGACGTATGCATCGCGCAGAGAGACTTCGAGGGCGCCGTGGACCTGCTGGACAAGCTCAACAAATACCTCAAAGACCAGCCGGTCACTCCAAGGGTTAAAGAGCTCCGGTCCAAGGTGGACGAGCGCGTGCGGCAGCTGACAGAGGTCCTGGTGTTCGAGTTGTCTCCAGACCGCTCACTCCGTGGCGGACCTAAAGCGACGCGGCGGGCTGTGTCCCAGCTCATCAGACTAG GCCAGTCCACCAAAGCCTGCGAGCTGTTCCTGAAGAACCGAGCCGCCGCGGTCCAGACGGCCATACGGCAGCTTCGCATCGAAGGAGCCACGCTGCTCTACATCCATAAGCTCTGCAACATCTTCTTCACTAGCCTGCTGGAGACCGCCAAGGAGTTTGAGATGGACTTCGCAGGGAACACAGGCTGCTACTCTGCCTTCGTGGTCTGGTCCAGATCGGCCATGAGGATGTTTGTGGACGCCTTCAGCAAGCAG GTGTTTGACAGTAAGGAGAGCCTGTCGACGGCCGCAGAGTGCGTTAAAGTGGCTAAAGAGCACTGTCAGCACCTGACGGAGATCGGCCTGGACCTGACGTTCACCCTGCAGTCTCTGCTCGTGAAAGACATCAAGGCAGCCCTGCAGAGCTACAAGGACATCATCATCGAGGCCACCAAGCACAGGAACTCTGAGGAGATGTGGAGGAGGATGAACCTCATGACTCCAGAGGCTCTGACTAAACTCAAG GATGAAATGCGCGGTTGCGGCATCAGCTTCGAGCAGTACACGGGCGACGACTGCTGGGTGAACCTGAGCTACACCATCGTGGCCTTCACCAAGCAGATGATGAGCTTCTTGGAGGAAAGCCTGAAACTCTACTTCCCCGAGCTCCACATGGTGCTGCTGGAGAGCCTGCGGGAGATCATCCTGGTGGCCGTGCAGCACGTGGACTACAGCCTCCGCTGCGAACAGGACCCGGAGAAGAAATCCTTCATCGTGCTCAACGCCACCTTCCTCCACGACACCGTGCTTCCGGTGGTGGAGCGCAGGTTCGAGGAGGGAGTCGGGAAGCCCGCCAAACAGCTGCAGGACCTCAGGAAGAGCACGAGGCCAGTCCGGATCAACCCGGAAAGCACCACATCCCTGGTCTGA